A section of the Bryobacteraceae bacterium genome encodes:
- a CDS encoding Rrf2 family transcriptional regulator, with the protein MIYSRSAEYAIRAFVQLATVPEGKYAMVKQIAEQADIPAHFLAKILQQLARKGFLRSSKGPTGGFALRVPPSELNLLAIVEAVDGLADFERCPAGMAVCNDEAPCGMHDSWKALRNRIMEYLERTTILDLAKGFEQKRRNLERMQKKAAKRSAIKA; encoded by the coding sequence ATGATCTATTCGCGCTCCGCTGAATACGCCATCCGGGCGTTCGTCCAGCTCGCCACCGTGCCGGAAGGCAAGTACGCCATGGTGAAACAGATCGCCGAGCAGGCCGACATCCCCGCGCACTTCCTCGCCAAGATCCTCCAGCAGCTCGCCCGGAAAGGATTCCTCCGCTCCAGCAAGGGCCCCACCGGCGGCTTCGCGCTCCGTGTCCCACCCTCCGAGCTGAATCTGCTCGCCATCGTCGAGGCCGTCGACGGCCTGGCCGACTTCGAGCGCTGCCCCGCGGGCATGGCCGTCTGCAACGACGAGGCCCCCTGCGGCATGCACGACAGTTGGAAGGCGCTGCGGAATCGTATCATGGAATATCTGGAGCGCACCACCATTCTGGATCTCGCCAAAGGGTTCGAGCAGAAACGCCGGAACCTCGAGCGGATGCAGAAGAAGGCGGCAAAACGCTCCGCGATAAAGGCCTGA
- a CDS encoding hydroxyglutarate oxidase, which translates to MAGPRITVIGGGAVGLASAYRILERWPDVRLTLLEKEPHVAAHQTGNNSGVMHCGLAYRPGSARARLAVRGIRQLTAFCRQHGIAHDICGKLVVASREEQKPRLRDLYERGTANGLRGLELLPAERIRDYEPHAAGVAALRVPEEGITDYPGVCDALARLITERGGRVVPGARVGRLRRRGGEWIAETGQGEFVSDYLVACAGLQADRVARMAGGRTDIRIVPFRGDYYRLRPEREYLVRNLIYPVADPKFPFLGVHFTRMIRGGVEAGPNAVLSLAREGYSRTAINLRDAWDAAAFPGLWRFLARHAGMCWAELRRAFSKELFCRSLQELVPEVRVEDLEPAGAGIRAQAMTPDGRLVEDFVFLELPGSVHVLNAPSPAATACLAIGEEVAERLARQMEAA; encoded by the coding sequence GTGGCCGGTCCGCGCATCACGGTCATCGGCGGGGGCGCGGTGGGGCTGGCCTCAGCCTACCGGATTCTGGAGCGCTGGCCGGACGTGCGGCTGACGCTGCTTGAAAAAGAGCCGCATGTGGCGGCGCACCAGACGGGGAACAACTCCGGCGTGATGCACTGCGGGCTCGCCTACCGGCCGGGGAGCGCCAGGGCGCGGCTGGCGGTGCGCGGCATCCGGCAACTGACCGCATTCTGCCGGCAGCACGGAATCGCTCACGACATCTGCGGCAAGCTGGTGGTTGCCTCGCGCGAGGAACAGAAGCCGCGACTACGGGACCTGTATGAGCGGGGCACGGCGAACGGACTGCGCGGACTGGAGCTGCTGCCGGCGGAGCGGATCCGCGACTACGAGCCGCACGCCGCGGGCGTGGCGGCGCTGCGCGTGCCGGAGGAGGGGATCACGGACTACCCCGGCGTCTGCGATGCGCTCGCGCGGCTGATCACGGAGCGGGGCGGGCGGGTGGTGCCAGGGGCGCGGGTAGGGCGGCTCAGGCGGCGCGGCGGGGAATGGATCGCCGAAACAGGTCAGGGAGAATTTGTTTCGGATTACCTGGTGGCCTGCGCCGGCCTTCAGGCGGACCGCGTGGCGCGGATGGCCGGCGGCAGAACGGACATCCGGATCGTGCCTTTCCGGGGCGACTATTACCGGCTGCGGCCGGAGCGCGAATATCTGGTTCGGAACCTGATTTACCCGGTGGCGGACCCCAAATTTCCCTTTCTTGGGGTGCATTTCACGCGCATGATCCGCGGCGGAGTCGAGGCCGGGCCGAACGCCGTGCTTTCGCTGGCCCGCGAAGGGTATTCGCGCACGGCCATCAACCTGCGCGACGCCTGGGATGCGGCGGCGTTTCCGGGACTGTGGCGTTTTCTGGCGCGGCATGCCGGGATGTGCTGGGCCGAGCTGCGCCGCGCGTTTTCCAAAGAGCTGTTCTGCCGGTCACTTCAGGAGCTGGTGCCCGAGGTGCGCGTGGAGGATCTGGAGCCGGCCGGCGCCGGCATCCGCGCGCAGGCGATGACGCCGGACGGCCGGCTCGTGGAGGATTTCGTATTTCTCGAGCTGCCGGGATCGGTGCATGTGCTGAATGCGCCGTCGCCGGCGGCCACGGCGTGTCTGGCGATCGGCGAGGAGGTGGCGGAGCGGCTGGCGCGGCAGATGGAGGCGGCATGA
- the purK gene encoding N5-carboxyaminoimidazole ribonucleotide synthase: MSRILPPGSTIGVLGSGQLGRMFAIAARRMGYRVHTLSPDEDTPTGQVADVEVRAAYDDLDAVRAFAARVDAVTFEFENVPAASIEACAALVPVHPRAEVLHTTQHRLREKTFLSKNGFPCARFRHVRSLDGLRTAAGEIGLPAVLKTAGFGYDGKGQRLIRTMDELPAAWEAIGGAEAVLEQFIDFECELSVVAVRDQRGRFAHFPVCLNTHARHILDVTVAPAPLEERVAARAVEIARGILETLDVVGVLCVEMFLARDGELLVNELAPRPHNSGHYTFDACVTSQFEQQLRAVCGLPLGSTEQMRPAAMANLLGDLWAEGEPQWQRAAEFSEVKIHVYGKAEARPGRKMGHLTALAPDVEQARRRVLAAREALRAERSR, from the coding sequence ATGAGCCGGATTCTTCCACCCGGATCCACGATTGGCGTGCTGGGCAGCGGGCAACTGGGCCGGATGTTCGCCATCGCGGCCCGGCGGATGGGCTATCGCGTGCACACGCTCTCGCCGGACGAGGACACCCCGACGGGGCAGGTGGCGGACGTCGAAGTGCGCGCCGCCTACGATGACCTTGACGCCGTCCGCGCGTTTGCGGCGCGCGTAGACGCGGTGACGTTCGAGTTTGAAAACGTTCCCGCGGCGTCGATCGAGGCGTGTGCGGCGCTTGTACCGGTGCATCCGCGCGCCGAGGTGCTGCATACGACGCAGCACCGGCTGCGGGAGAAAACATTTCTTTCGAAGAACGGTTTTCCTTGCGCGCGCTTCCGCCATGTGCGCTCCCTGGACGGGCTGCGCACGGCGGCGGGCGAGATCGGGCTGCCGGCGGTCCTGAAAACGGCCGGGTTCGGTTACGACGGCAAGGGCCAGCGGCTGATCCGCACGATGGACGAGCTGCCGGCAGCGTGGGAGGCGATTGGCGGGGCCGAGGCGGTGCTGGAGCAGTTCATCGACTTCGAGTGCGAACTGTCGGTGGTGGCGGTGCGCGACCAGCGCGGCCGTTTCGCGCATTTCCCCGTGTGTCTGAACACGCACGCGCGGCACATCCTGGACGTGACGGTGGCGCCGGCGCCATTGGAAGAGCGCGTGGCGGCGCGGGCCGTGGAGATCGCGCGCGGCATTCTGGAGACGCTGGACGTGGTGGGCGTCCTGTGCGTGGAGATGTTCCTGGCGCGCGACGGCGAGCTGCTCGTAAACGAGCTGGCGCCGCGGCCGCACAACTCCGGCCACTACACGTTTGACGCCTGCGTGACCTCGCAGTTCGAACAGCAACTGCGGGCCGTGTGCGGGCTGCCGCTCGGATCGACCGAGCAGATGCGGCCGGCGGCGATGGCGAACCTGCTGGGCGACCTCTGGGCGGAGGGCGAGCCGCAGTGGCAGCGGGCAGCGGAGTTTTCCGAAGTGAAGATCCATGTGTATGGGAAGGCCGAAGCGCGGCCAGGCCGCAAGATGGGGCACCTGACGGCGCTGGCGCCCGATGTGGAGCAGGCGCGGCGGCGCGTGCTGGCGGCGCGCGAGGCGCTGCGGGCGGAAAGGAGCCGGTAG
- the clpP gene encoding ATP-dependent Clp protease proteolytic subunit: MPDRTILAPAPVDMLVPMVVEQTSRGERAYDIYSRLLRENIIFLGTPIDDQVANLVIAQMLFLAAEDPEKDIQLYINSPGGSITAGLAILDTMNLVEPDIVTYCVGQAASMAAVLLACGTKGKRYALPHSRILIHQPSMSGLAGQATDIDIYAKEILRMREILNKILSDATGQPVEKIARDVDRDYIMEAEQALEYGMVDKIIARREK, encoded by the coding sequence ATGCCGGATCGGACAATCCTTGCGCCCGCGCCCGTCGACATGCTCGTCCCCATGGTGGTTGAGCAGACCTCGCGCGGCGAGCGCGCCTATGACATTTACTCGCGTCTGCTGCGCGAAAACATCATCTTCCTCGGCACGCCCATCGACGACCAGGTGGCCAACCTCGTCATCGCCCAAATGCTGTTCCTCGCCGCCGAGGATCCCGAAAAGGACATCCAGCTCTACATCAACTCGCCCGGCGGATCGATCACCGCCGGCCTGGCCATCCTCGACACGATGAATCTGGTCGAACCCGACATCGTCACCTATTGCGTGGGCCAGGCCGCCTCGATGGCCGCCGTGTTGCTAGCCTGCGGCACCAAGGGCAAGCGCTACGCGCTGCCTCATTCGCGCATCCTCATCCACCAGCCCTCGATGAGCGGCCTCGCCGGGCAGGCCACCGACATCGACATCTACGCCAAGGAAATTCTCCGAATGCGGGAGATCCTGAACAAAATCCTTTCCGACGCCACCGGGCAGCCGGTCGAAAAAATCGCCCGCGACGTCGACCGCGACTACATCATGGAGGCCGAGCAGGCGCTCGAATACGGCATGGTCGACAAGATCATCGCCCGCCGGGAAAAGTAG
- a CDS encoding type III-B CRISPR module RAMP protein Cmr4 — translation MFEKQAAVFFYAVSPVHLGTGQAIGVIDNPIQRERHTGHPCFAGSGIKGAVRHGFVQLGGNPTLADDLFGPEAGASELHAGAVSFGDAQLVALPVRCLKESYVYATCPVALARTHRLLTLVGAAPGWQPMEQPIAEGSCLVANKDLLTNGKLHLEAYEYAAAPVEALQALGKQLADAAIPDKPEFRFFRQKLERDLVVLSDTDFAFFAEHAMLVEPHVRINDETGAADSGGLFYTENLPPESILIAPLMASQVRNPKKKRGENGWMDAAAVIAKIRTAIDGKLLQVGGDATTGRGLLVARVV, via the coding sequence ATGTTTGAAAAGCAGGCAGCGGTTTTCTTTTATGCGGTGAGTCCCGTGCACCTGGGCACGGGGCAGGCGATTGGAGTCATCGACAACCCCATTCAGCGTGAGCGGCACACGGGTCATCCCTGTTTCGCCGGGTCCGGCATTAAGGGGGCGGTCCGGCACGGGTTTGTGCAGCTTGGCGGGAACCCGACGCTGGCTGACGATCTGTTCGGGCCGGAGGCGGGCGCCAGCGAGTTGCACGCCGGTGCGGTGAGCTTCGGCGACGCCCAGCTGGTGGCGCTGCCGGTGCGGTGCCTGAAGGAGAGTTACGTGTACGCGACGTGCCCGGTGGCGCTGGCGCGGACGCACCGGCTGCTGACGTTGGTGGGCGCCGCGCCCGGATGGCAGCCGATGGAGCAGCCCATTGCGGAAGGCTCCTGCCTGGTGGCGAACAAGGATCTGCTGACCAACGGCAAGCTCCACCTGGAGGCGTACGAGTATGCGGCGGCGCCGGTGGAAGCTTTGCAGGCTCTCGGAAAGCAGTTGGCGGACGCAGCCATTCCGGACAAGCCCGAGTTCAGGTTCTTCCGGCAGAAACTGGAACGCGACCTGGTGGTTCTTTCAGACACTGATTTCGCGTTTTTCGCCGAGCACGCGATGCTGGTGGAGCCGCACGTGCGCATCAACGACGAAACGGGGGCGGCTGATTCGGGCGGGCTGTTCTACACGGAGAACCTGCCGCCGGAGTCCATCCTGATTGCGCCGTTGATGGCGAGCCAGGTGCGAAACCCGAAGAAGAAGCGCGGTGAGAATGGCTGGATGGACGCCGCAGCAGTGATTGCGAAGATCCGCACGGCCATCGACGGAAAGCTCCTGCAGGTGGGCGGGGACGCGACCACCGGCCGGGGGCTGCTGGTGGCGCGGGTCGTCTGA
- the purE gene encoding N5-carboxyaminoimidazole ribonucleotide mutase, whose protein sequence is MSETAQPLVGVVMGSRSDWETMQHACAILERFGVPYEKRVTSAHRTPELMAEYGRTAKARGLKVIIAGAGGAAHLPGMMAAHTTLPVLGVPVKGSSLDGLDSLLSIVQMPAGVPVSTFAIGRSGAVNAALTAVAILALSDAALAERLEQFRAEQTAAVMAAALPDADAQS, encoded by the coding sequence ATGAGCGAGACAGCACAGCCCCTGGTGGGCGTCGTCATGGGGAGCCGGTCGGACTGGGAGACGATGCAGCATGCCTGCGCGATCCTGGAACGTTTTGGCGTCCCGTATGAAAAGCGCGTGACCAGCGCCCACCGCACGCCGGAACTCATGGCCGAGTACGGACGGACGGCGAAAGCCCGCGGGTTGAAAGTGATCATTGCCGGCGCCGGCGGCGCGGCGCATCTGCCGGGCATGATGGCGGCGCACACGACGCTGCCGGTGCTGGGCGTCCCGGTGAAAGGCTCGTCGCTTGACGGGCTCGACTCGCTGCTTTCGATCGTGCAGATGCCGGCGGGAGTTCCGGTGTCGACCTTCGCGATCGGCCGTTCCGGTGCGGTGAACGCGGCGCTGACGGCGGTGGCGATTCTCGCCCTCTCCGATGCGGCGCTGGCCGAGCGGCTGGAGCAGTTTCGCGCCGAGCAGACGGCGGCGGTGATGGCCGCGGCACTTCCTGACGCAGACGCGCAGTCATGA
- the leuB gene encoding isocitrate dehydrogenase produces MAQNVPITVARGDGIGPEIMDATLFILKEAGARLDIEEIEIGEKVYLRGNTAGIEKEAIESLLRTRVFLKAPITTPQGGGFKSLNVTTRKLLGLYANVRPCVAYDPFIPTKHPGMDVVIVRENEEDLYAGIEYFHTPDQVQCLKVITYGGCRRIVRYAFEYAVRNHRKKVTCFTKDNIMKLTDGLFHKVFDEIGAEYPDIEKEHWIVDIGAAKLADTPTAFDVVVMPNLYGDILSDVAAQIAGSVGLAGSANIGREYAMFEAIHGSAPRRAGQNLANPSGLLLGAVMMLVHIGQPEIAELVHNAWLKTIEDGIHTYDIAKEGKNPYTKQQVGTREFAQAVVERLGQKPQQLKPVKYSAAPQNVQKDEPPPPPAKRELAGVDVYIHHLPTDPNRIGALMKSVAGDGLDLVMITNRGTKVFPDPLPATLLCDTWRCRFQPQNGAAATPRQILSLLERCLEAGIDVVKTEHLYTYDGKPGYSLGQGQ; encoded by the coding sequence GTGGCACAGAACGTTCCCATCACGGTGGCGCGGGGCGATGGCATCGGTCCGGAGATCATGGACGCCACCCTGTTCATCCTCAAGGAGGCCGGAGCGCGGTTAGACATTGAAGAGATCGAGATCGGCGAGAAGGTGTACCTTCGGGGAAACACCGCGGGCATCGAGAAAGAGGCCATTGAAAGCCTGCTGCGCACGCGGGTGTTTTTGAAGGCGCCGATCACGACGCCGCAGGGCGGCGGCTTCAAGAGCCTGAACGTGACGACGCGGAAGCTGCTGGGGCTGTATGCCAACGTGCGTCCCTGTGTGGCCTATGATCCGTTCATCCCGACGAAGCACCCGGGCATGGACGTGGTGATCGTGCGGGAGAACGAAGAGGACCTTTACGCGGGCATCGAATACTTCCACACGCCGGACCAGGTGCAGTGCCTGAAGGTGATCACCTACGGCGGGTGCCGGCGCATCGTACGGTATGCGTTCGAATACGCCGTGAGGAACCACCGGAAGAAGGTGACCTGCTTCACGAAGGACAACATCATGAAGCTCACCGACGGGCTGTTCCACAAGGTGTTCGACGAAATCGGCGCGGAGTACCCGGACATCGAGAAAGAGCACTGGATTGTGGACATCGGCGCGGCGAAGCTGGCTGACACGCCGACGGCTTTCGACGTGGTGGTGATGCCGAACCTGTATGGGGACATCCTTTCCGACGTGGCGGCGCAGATTGCGGGTTCGGTGGGGCTGGCCGGCTCGGCCAACATCGGCAGGGAGTACGCGATGTTCGAGGCGATTCATGGCTCGGCGCCGCGCCGCGCCGGCCAGAACCTGGCCAATCCGAGCGGGCTGCTGCTGGGCGCGGTGATGATGCTTGTGCACATCGGCCAGCCGGAGATCGCCGAGCTGGTGCACAACGCGTGGCTGAAGACGATTGAAGACGGCATCCACACCTACGACATCGCCAAGGAAGGCAAGAACCCGTACACGAAACAACAGGTGGGCACGCGGGAGTTTGCGCAGGCGGTGGTGGAACGGCTGGGCCAGAAGCCGCAGCAACTGAAGCCGGTGAAGTACTCAGCCGCGCCTCAAAATGTGCAGAAGGACGAGCCGCCTCCGCCACCCGCGAAGCGCGAGCTGGCCGGAGTGGACGTCTACATTCACCATCTGCCGACGGATCCCAACCGGATCGGGGCGCTGATGAAAAGCGTTGCCGGCGACGGGCTGGATCTGGTGATGATCACCAACCGCGGCACGAAGGTGTTTCCGGATCCTCTGCCCGCCACGCTGCTGTGCGACACGTGGCGTTGCCGGTTCCAGCCGCAGAACGGCGCAGCCGCCACGCCGCGGCAGATCCTTTCGCTGCTGGAGCGGTGCCTGGAGGCGGGCATCGACGTGGTGAAGACCGAGCATCTGTACACCTACGACGGCAAGCCTGGCTACTCGCTGGGCCAGGGCCAGTAA
- the pfkA gene encoding ATP-dependent 6-phosphofructokinase, with the protein MKTPVAFIERLGPAEIPSPMPLRELDPEHPNPFVADTHYIPLHITLDLAAERPGNILFEKAGPREKIFFDPDRVTAGIVTCGGLCPGLNNVIRSLVMSLRCHYGVERILGFRYGYHGLNPANGHAPIELTPELVSDIHEQGGTILGTSRGPEDPETMVRYLRELGVNVLFPIGGDGTQRGAYKIHETACAMGHPLAVVGIPKTIDNDILYVSRTFGYATAVNAARQVIDVAHTEARAVLNGIGLVKLMGRDSGFIAAGATLASGEVNYCLIPEQPFELEGEKGLLAVLERRLERKAHAVIVVAEGAGQHLIPRESVEKDASGNLKHADIGVFLRDQITHHFRAKGIPVNVRYIDPSYLIRGLPADTDDAVLCDGLARNAVHAAMTGRSGLIIGQVHNRMVHVPAHMVTTGRKRVSLDGELWKAVLAVTGQPAGWK; encoded by the coding sequence ATGAAAACACCGGTTGCATTCATCGAACGCCTGGGGCCGGCGGAGATCCCTTCGCCGATGCCGCTGCGGGAACTGGATCCGGAGCATCCGAATCCTTTTGTCGCCGACACGCACTATATTCCGCTGCACATTACCCTGGATCTGGCGGCAGAAAGGCCCGGCAATATCCTGTTTGAAAAAGCCGGGCCGCGCGAAAAAATCTTTTTTGACCCGGACCGGGTGACGGCGGGCATCGTCACCTGCGGCGGGCTTTGCCCGGGACTGAACAACGTGATCCGCAGCCTGGTAATGAGCCTGCGGTGTCATTACGGCGTGGAGCGGATCCTCGGGTTCCGCTACGGCTACCACGGACTGAACCCGGCCAACGGGCACGCCCCCATCGAGCTGACGCCGGAACTGGTGAGCGACATCCATGAGCAGGGCGGGACCATTCTGGGGACTTCCCGCGGTCCCGAAGATCCGGAAACGATGGTCCGCTATCTGCGCGAGCTGGGCGTAAACGTGCTGTTCCCGATCGGAGGTGACGGGACGCAGCGGGGTGCTTACAAAATTCATGAGACGGCCTGCGCCATGGGCCATCCGCTGGCGGTGGTTGGAATCCCGAAAACGATCGACAACGACATCCTGTACGTCAGCCGGACGTTCGGTTATGCAACGGCGGTCAATGCGGCGCGGCAGGTGATCGATGTGGCGCACACCGAGGCACGGGCCGTGCTGAACGGAATCGGCCTGGTGAAGCTGATGGGCCGCGACTCCGGCTTCATTGCTGCCGGAGCGACGCTGGCCAGCGGCGAGGTGAATTACTGCCTGATCCCGGAGCAGCCCTTCGAACTGGAAGGAGAGAAGGGCCTGCTGGCGGTGCTCGAGCGGAGGCTTGAGCGGAAGGCGCACGCGGTGATCGTCGTGGCGGAAGGCGCCGGCCAGCACCTGATTCCGCGCGAATCGGTGGAAAAAGACGCCTCGGGCAACCTAAAACACGCCGATATTGGCGTGTTCCTCCGCGACCAGATTACCCATCATTTCAGGGCGAAGGGCATTCCGGTGAACGTGCGCTACATCGACCCGAGCTATCTGATCCGAGGCCTTCCGGCCGATACTGACGACGCGGTGCTGTGCGATGGCCTCGCCCGCAACGCCGTCCACGCGGCCATGACCGGACGCTCCGGCCTCATCATCGGGCAGGTGCACAACCGGATGGTCCACGTGCCGGCGCACATGGTCACCACCGGGCGGAAACGGGTGAGCCTCGACGGGGAGCTGTGGAAGGCGGTCCTGGCGGTGACAGGGCAGCCGGCAGGCTGGAAATAG
- the imp gene encoding histidinol-phosphatase produces MAWERELETALELAKAASQVALGWFRQGVPAAAKNDGSPVTEADRACERLIAARLAEQFPADGILGEEGANRPAQSGRRWIVDPIDGTRDFLRGSFLWSHLLALEADGEVVLGVAFFPAQGRLFHAVRGQGAWCVEGRTETQLRCSDIADPSRAVLCLNQPAQALGTEWGPRLLPFVARFWAFRCLGGATDAMLVASGSADVYLEPGLKPWDVAALSIIAREAGCIFHDFEGRDTIYGGSAAIYTPGLRPAVRAFLGLEG; encoded by the coding sequence ATGGCCTGGGAACGCGAACTCGAAACGGCGCTGGAACTCGCCAAGGCCGCCAGCCAGGTGGCGCTTGGCTGGTTCCGCCAGGGCGTGCCGGCTGCGGCCAAGAACGACGGCTCGCCCGTTACGGAAGCCGACCGGGCCTGCGAACGCCTCATCGCCGCCCGCCTGGCCGAACAATTCCCTGCCGACGGGATCCTCGGCGAAGAAGGCGCCAACCGGCCCGCGCAAAGCGGCCGCCGCTGGATCGTCGATCCGATTGACGGCACCCGCGACTTTCTCCGCGGCAGCTTCCTGTGGTCCCACCTTCTCGCGCTGGAAGCGGATGGGGAGGTCGTTCTCGGCGTCGCCTTCTTTCCCGCACAGGGCCGCCTGTTTCATGCCGTCCGCGGCCAGGGTGCCTGGTGCGTCGAGGGCCGCACGGAGACACAGCTCCGGTGCTCGGACATCGCGGATCCATCCCGCGCGGTCCTCTGCCTCAACCAGCCCGCTCAGGCCCTCGGCACCGAATGGGGCCCGCGGCTGCTGCCCTTCGTGGCCCGTTTCTGGGCCTTTCGGTGCCTTGGCGGCGCCACCGATGCCATGCTGGTCGCCTCGGGCAGCGCGGACGTCTACCTCGAGCCCGGTCTGAAGCCCTGGGACGTCGCTGCGCTGTCCATCATTGCCCGCGAGGCCGGCTGCATCTTCCACGACTTCGAGGGCCGCGACACCATCTATGGCGGCAGCGCCGCCATCTACACGCCCGGTCTCCGCCCCGCCGTCCGGGCGTTTCTTGGCCTCGAGGGCTGA
- a CDS encoding fatty-acid--CoA ligase, translating to MARIAPPVPKDQRTVYRLLRMAAETWDGRPALHQPLGKGQYRTWTWREYLETAERAAAALRAAGVKKGDIVGLSSETRAEFYLADMGVMSAGAVAAALYTSLPAAEQVKTLEACRPLLVFVENPKSLRALNLAGLGRLQVPVVLLSGEDSSAVSFEEFLEMGGRALAADPALVERMQNEIQPSDPAILYLTSGATGEPKMGLVSHNAILANCECGPPVLPLGEGDSTLAFLPSAHITQRLVVELLMVRMGVEVYFSEGLSKMPAELRRVRPTFFVAPPRVWERIYASVTTEIRKKPAAVRKLFYLGLGVGSEAARARAQGREPSAWVKASLKFFDRAVFARIRERLGGRLKVAASGAAPLGRELAEFFSAIGLPLIEGYGLTEGGVLILNPLSNPRPGSIGRPLPGVEARISGDGELLVRGEMLFSGYFNDPEATAAVLRDGWLHTGDLAEIDRDGYVWITGRKKEVIVSSNGKKIYPAKIEGLFKLEPLVNQVMLVGDRMPYVTALFTIHAEAAATLGLVPPGTPLEEAARAPAVEEEMKRIVAQVNRQLAPFEQIRRFRILDREFSIESGEMTPTMKLRRGKIIANLKEIISELYMGREEFE from the coding sequence ATGGCGAGGATTGCGCCACCAGTACCGAAAGACCAAAGGACCGTGTACCGCCTGCTGCGGATGGCCGCCGAGACGTGGGACGGGCGTCCGGCACTCCACCAGCCGCTCGGCAAGGGGCAGTACCGGACGTGGACGTGGCGCGAGTATCTGGAGACCGCCGAGCGCGCGGCCGCGGCGTTGCGGGCCGCCGGAGTGAAGAAGGGCGACATCGTCGGGCTGTCTTCGGAAACACGGGCAGAGTTCTATCTGGCCGACATGGGCGTGATGTCGGCGGGAGCGGTGGCCGCGGCACTGTATACTTCCCTGCCGGCGGCAGAGCAGGTGAAGACGCTGGAGGCGTGCCGGCCGCTGCTGGTGTTCGTGGAGAATCCGAAGTCGCTGCGGGCGCTGAACCTGGCCGGGCTCGGGCGGCTCCAGGTTCCGGTGGTCCTGCTGAGCGGAGAAGACTCTTCCGCGGTGAGCTTCGAGGAATTCCTCGAAATGGGGGGGCGGGCGCTGGCGGCCGATCCAGCTCTGGTGGAACGGATGCAGAACGAGATTCAGCCGTCCGACCCGGCCATCCTTTACCTGACCTCCGGGGCGACCGGCGAGCCGAAGATGGGGCTGGTGAGCCACAACGCCATCCTGGCCAACTGCGAATGTGGGCCGCCGGTGCTTCCACTGGGCGAAGGAGACTCGACGCTGGCGTTCCTGCCTTCGGCCCACATCACGCAGCGGCTGGTGGTGGAGCTGCTGATGGTGCGGATGGGCGTGGAGGTGTATTTCAGCGAAGGACTCTCAAAAATGCCCGCCGAACTGCGCCGCGTGCGGCCGACGTTTTTCGTGGCGCCGCCGCGGGTGTGGGAGCGGATCTATGCCAGCGTCACGACGGAAATCCGCAAGAAACCGGCAGCGGTGCGGAAACTGTTTTACCTGGGCCTCGGCGTGGGATCGGAGGCGGCGCGGGCGCGGGCGCAGGGGCGCGAGCCTTCGGCCTGGGTGAAGGCCTCGCTGAAATTCTTCGACCGGGCGGTGTTCGCCCGCATCCGCGAGCGGCTGGGCGGGCGGCTGAAAGTGGCCGCCAGCGGAGCGGCGCCGCTAGGCCGTGAGCTGGCCGAATTCTTCTCCGCCATCGGTCTGCCGCTGATCGAGGGCTACGGACTCACCGAGGGCGGAGTGCTGATCCTGAACCCTCTGTCCAATCCGCGGCCGGGCTCGATTGGCCGGCCGCTACCCGGAGTGGAGGCGCGCATTTCCGGGGACGGCGAACTGCTGGTGCGCGGAGAAATGCTGTTTTCCGGCTACTTCAACGATCCGGAGGCGACAGCGGCGGTGCTGCGGGACGGCTGGCTGCACACCGGGGATCTGGCTGAGATCGACCGGGACGGCTATGTCTGGATCACCGGGCGCAAGAAGGAAGTGATTGTCTCTTCCAACGGCAAGAAGATCTATCCGGCGAAGATTGAGGGCCTGTTCAAGCTGGAGCCGCTGGTCAACCAGGTGATGCTCGTGGGCGACCGGATGCCGTATGTGACGGCTCTGTTCACGATTCACGCGGAGGCGGCGGCAACGCTCGGGCTGGTTCCGCCGGGCACGCCGCTCGAGGAGGCGGCGCGGGCGCCCGCCGTGGAAGAGGAGATGAAGCGGATCGTCGCCCAGGTGAACCGCCAGCTCGCCCCGTTCGAGCAGATCCGCAGGTTCCGCATTCTGGACCGGGAGTTTTCCATCGAGAGCGGAGAAATGACTCCCACGATGAAGCTGCGCCGGGGGAAAATAATTGCAAATCTGAAAGAAATCATCAGCGAGTTATACATGGGGCGGGAAGAATTTGAATGA